The sequence below is a genomic window from Mycobacterium sp. ITM-2016-00316.
GCCGGTGCGGCGACGCGTGCCCCGCCTCCCCGGCGGGGCGCCGTCGCCGAACGCAACAACCTCACGGCGACCAAACGTGCTCGCAGGCACCATGGTGGGGTGCGAATACTCGTGGTGGAGGACGAACACCTCCTCGCCGACGCCGTCGCCGACGGTTTACGCAGGCACGCCATGGCAGTCGACGTGGTCTACGACGGAGCCATGGCGCTGGAATACGCCACCGTCAACGACTACGACGTCGTGATACTCGACCGCGATCTGCCGGTGCTGTCCGGCGACACCGTCTGCACCAGGCTGACAGAAGGCGGAGGAACTGCTCGCATCCTGATGCTCACGGCCGCGGGGACGGTGGCCGACCGGGTCGCCGGCCTCGGCCTGGGCGCGGACGACTACCTCTACAAACCGTTCGCCTTCGCCGAACTGGTTGCGCGCGTGCAGGCGCTCGCCCGGCGATCACGAGCCGCGAGTCCACCCGTTTTGGAGCGTGGCGGCATCCGACTCGATCCCCATCAACGCACGGTGACCCGTGATGGTGTGCCAATAGCACTGTCACGCAAGGAGTTTTCTGTGCTCGCCGAACTGTTGCTGGCCGACGGCGGAGTGGTGTCGGCCGAGCAGCTGCTGGAGAAAGCATGGGATGAGCACGCCGACCCGTTCACCGGTGTGGTGCGATACACGATCATGATGGTGCGTCGTAAGCTCGGGGACCCTTCGGTGATCGACACCGAGCCCGGCGTCGGGTACCGGCTGAGATGAAGATCCGGACCCGTCTCACCGTGCTCTACGCGGGCGCGCTGTTCCTGGCCGGCGCCCTGCTGATCGGGCTGATCTACTTCTATCTGGAACAGTCTCTGGACCATCGTCCCGGCACGGCTCTGCAGGCAACCATCCGCGACTTCGCCGAACAGCGCGGCGGGCGCAGTTTCCCGCGTCTGGACAACCTGCTGACCACGGTGACCAATCAAGCCGAGCAGCAGCGGCAGGCGCTCATGCACGGCATGCTGCGCTGGTCACTGACCGCTCTCGTGGTGGTCAGCGTGCTCGCATGCGGCGCAGGGTGGCTGCTGGCAGGCCGGGCACTGCACCCACTGCAAGAGGTCACGGCCACCGCACGACGCGTCGCCGGGCGCAGCCTGCACGAGCGGATCGCGCTGCACGGACCTGACGACGAAATCAAGGAACTCGCCGACACCTTCGACGCCATGCTCGAACGCCTTGACCGCGCGTTCGACAGCCAGCACCGCTTCGTGGCCAA
It includes:
- a CDS encoding response regulator transcription factor — protein: MRILVVEDEHLLADAVADGLRRHAMAVDVVYDGAMALEYATVNDYDVVILDRDLPVLSGDTVCTRLTEGGGTARILMLTAAGTVADRVAGLGLGADDYLYKPFAFAELVARVQALARRSRAASPPVLERGGIRLDPHQRTVTRDGVPIALSRKEFSVLAELLLADGGVVSAEQLLEKAWDEHADPFTGVVRYTIMMVRRKLGDPSVIDTEPGVGYRLR